The Procambarus clarkii isolate CNS0578487 chromosome 66, FALCON_Pclarkii_2.0, whole genome shotgun sequence genome has a window encoding:
- the LOC123769338 gene encoding small proline-rich protein 3-like codes for MEDSRPGAGNDSRPDAGNDSRPDAGNDSRPDAGNDSRPDAGNDSRPGAGNDSRPGAGNDSRPGAGNDSRPGAGNDSRPGAGKNQNTNYMNIIVVVMSQ; via the coding sequence ATGGAGGACTCCCGGCCGGGTGCGGGGAATGACTCCCGGCCGGATGCGGGGAATGACTCCCGGCCGGATGCGGGGAATGACTCCCGGCCGGATGCGGGGAATGACTCCCGGCCGGATGCGGGGAATGACTCCCGGCCGGGTGCGGGGAATGACTCCCGGCCGGGTGCGGGGAATGACTCCCGGCCGGGTGCGGGGAATGACTCCCGGCCGGGTGCGGGGAATGACTCCCGGCCGGGTGCGGGGAAGAATCAGAATACAAATTACATGAACATAATTGTAGTGGTGATGTCCCAGTGA